In the Candidatus Limnocylindrales bacterium genome, ATTTATTATGATCGGCTGACCGGTCTGCCAGACCTTTCCCCCCAGACTCTCGCCCCACTTTAAGCGATGATTGATGAATTGGCTGTAAATTCCTACACCCACCTTAATTACCATGGCGGCTTCTTCAGGATCGATTAGGCGGATATATCCATGTTGGGTGTTCAACAACGCCCCGGCAAGCGTAACAATGGTTTCAAGTAGATCATTCAATTCTAGACGATTCATCAAAGCCAGACTGGTTTCATGTAGAGCGGTTAAATAGACATTTTGTTGATGCAGCTTCCTTTCTACCTGCTTTCGTTCGATGATCTCTTGCTGTAATTGTTGATTAGATATCTGCAATTGAACGGTTCTTTCTTTTACCCGGATCTCCAGTTCATCCTTTGCTTTAAGTAGCTCCTTTTCCGCTCTTCTCCGCCTGATCACATTTATACTGAGGGTAAATACGAGGAATATAAGGCTCCCTATACAGGCTATGGTAGCCCAGACTAAACCTTTATGTTCTATATAAAAGGAATAAGGTCGGTTGATAACTATGCTCCCTTTGGGTAAACTGGAAAGTTTAATGCCAAAACGCTGCATCTGTTGGTAATCAAACATATAACGGTTTGGACTCTCCTCGTGGACAGGAATGTTTATGGCTTTTTCGCCCTGTAAAATTTGGAGAGCCATCTTTGCAGCCTCTTCTCCCTGGGCGTAGCCGCTGATCATTTTACCTCCTACGACTCCATGACCCAAAAAAAGATCCCAGGAGCTGTAAACAGGGACTTTCGACGCAGTAGAAATAAGAGCCGTACTTTCTTCATAAGAAAATACTTTACCCGACTTATCTCGAATAAAAGATAATAAAAGCACAAAACTGTCTGGGGACAAATTTTTGACGCGTTCCTGGACCTCTTCCATGTTGAGATTTTCTAAAAAGATAAACTCCACGGAATTTGGGAATTTTGGGATTAGTTCCTGCACAATCCTTCTGAAAGCAATACCTGCCGTTGTTTCATCACTTACAACCGCAATTTGTCTGGTGGCTGGATGGAGTTTCAGGGCAATATCCAGAGTTCCCTTGATATCGGCTGCCTCTACGACTCCGGTCATCATATCGTGACCGATCAAATCCGAATCTTTGAAATAGTTAACTCCACAGAAAACCACCGGTACGTCGGGAAATAAATCATCCTGGTATTTGAGCAGGAAATTATAGGCATCATCATCGGAAGAGAGAATCACATCCAACTTGCGCTGGTCATACTTATATTTATACAAGTCACGAAGTTTTTGAAAATACCATTCATCGGAAATCCTTTTAGTATCCATGTATTCGATGTAGAGGTCCATGTTTTGTTGGTCGGCTTTTAAAACCGATTCCATGCCCTTCATAATACTATCTGTCCAGGTAAATCCTTTATGATAAGAGTGGAGTACCAGTATATTTTTCTTTTGATGGGGCTGTGAATAACAAAGAGGATGGGAGAATGTCAGGAAGCAGATGATCGGGAAAGACAAACGTATCCACTTACGGATTCTTTTAGGTTGGTTTTCCCACATAGATGTTTTTCACTTAACTCTCAAGGTGATTAGAAGTGGAGTTTCCTAAGCTCAAATGTCGTCCTTCTTGAAGTAACTGAGTCATGATCTCAGCCGGTACAGGTCGGCTAAAATAATATCCTTGCATTTCATCACAGTGATGAGCGCGTAAGAATCTCAACTGTTCTTCGGTTTCCACCCCTTCAGCCGTTACTTTCAATTTCAGGCTATGGGCCATGGCAATTATAGCCATGGCAATGGCCGCATCGTCTGGATCACCGGTAATATCCAGTACAAACGATCGATCTATTTTCAACTTATCTATAGGAAACCGCTTCAGATAACTCAACGACGAGTAACCGGTACCAAAATCATCGATGGAAAGATGGATTCCCATGGCTTTCAGTTCATGTAAGATGGATAGGGTGGCTTCTACATTTTCCATAAGGTGACTTTCGGTCAACTCCAGTTCCAGGTAGTTGGGATCAAGTCCGGTTTCTTTAAGTATCCTGACTATGTCTTTTATCAAACCTTTTTGTTTGAAGCGACGGGCCGAGAGGTTTACGGCAACCCGTAAAGGAAAGAAGCCTGCTTTTTGCCAGGTCTGGTTTTGAGCACAGGCCGTCCGGAATACCCAATCTCCAAGAGGGATAATGAGTCCGGTTTCTTCTGCCAGGGGAATAAACTCCATGGGAGGAACTAATCCTTTATCCGGGTGTTGCCAGCGTACTAACGCTTCTACCCCAACGATTTGACCGGTGTGGAGGCTTACCTGGGGTTGATAATAAACTACAAATTCTTGTCGTTCCAAAGCCCGTCTTAGATCATTCTCCAGGATGAGGCGCTCGAAGGCTTTAGCGTTCATGGAGGGGGTGTAAAATTGGTAGGTTCCTCGACCCTGTTCTTTGGTACGGTACATCGCAGCGTCTGCATTTTTAATTAAGGTTTCGGCATCTCTGCCATCTGAGGGATATAAGCTTATCCCCATGCTACCGGTAATGTGAAGCTCCTGTCCATCGACATTAAAGGGAGGTTTAAGCACCTCAAGAATTCTTCGAGCGACTTTGGCTACATCTTCCCCATGGGTAATACCAGGTAATAACAACATGAATTCGTCTCCTCCCAAACGGGCAACGGTATCTCCTCCTCGAAGACAACCTGTCAGCCGTTTAGCGACTTCTTGTAACAATTGATCTCCGATGGCATGCCCTAATGTATCGTTGATGGTTTTGAACCGATCCAGATCGAGAAATATTACGGCCACCATACCTTTGTTACGCCGGGCGTGTGCTAATTCCAGGGTAAGATGATCATTAAACAATACCCGGTTGGGTAACCCCGTTAAAGGATCATGATAGGCCAGATGATGAACCATCTCCTCAGCCTGTTTACGTTCCGTGATGTCAATATGGGTAACCACCACACC is a window encoding:
- a CDS encoding ABC transporter substrate binding protein, giving the protein MESVLKADQQNMDLYIEYMDTKRISDEWYFQKLRDLYKYKYDQRKLDVILSSDDDAYNFLLKYQDDLFPDVPVVFCGVNYFKDSDLIGHDMMTGVVEAADIKGTLDIALKLHPATRQIAVVSDETTAGIAFRRIVQELIPKFPNSVEFIFLENLNMEEVQERVKNLSPDSFVLLLSFIRDKSGKVFSYEESTALISTASKVPVYSSWDLFLGHGVVGGKMISGYAQGEEAAKMALQILQGEKAINIPVHEESPNRYMFDYQQMQRFGIKLSSLPKGSIVINRPYSFYIEHKGLVWATIACIGSLIFLVFTLSINVIRRRRAEKELLKAKDELEIRVKERTVQLQISNQQLQQEIIERKQVERKLHQQNVYLTALHETSLALMNRLELNDLLETIVTLAGALLNTQHGYIRLIDPEEAAMVIKVGVGIYSQFINHRLKWGESLGGKVWQTGQPIIINDYRTWPDRMPDSRYDIFRAVVGVPLKSGPEVVGVLALAYLEEGRTFGEDEIELLKRFAELASIALDNARLYTSTQQELTKRIKAEQTLAHYTQELERSNQEL
- a CDS encoding EAL domain-containing protein translates to MDEPEIKILVVDDDTEGVILIQDLLQSGMKGFRFVLDHAPSFSEAISCVSRTNYEVCLFDYRLGEVDGLEVLRRIRAEGVSVPVIFLTGQGDEEIAVEAMKAGAADYLPKAKLSSELLCQSIRYAMELHEKEMFRKKAEVALKESEEFNRAVLSSLTSHIAVLDRAGNVIAVNKAWERFAQENGDPLLSGTGVGTNYLEECQQALKRGSEDALRALVGIQVVLKGLQDQFTLEYSCHSRKERRWFLMRVTPLQSQRGGVVVTHIDITERKQAEEMVHHLAYHDPLTGLPNRVLFNDHLTLELAHARRNKGMVAVIFLDLDRFKTINDTLGHAIGDQLLQEVAKRLTGCLRGGDTVARLGGDEFMLLLPGITHGEDVAKVARRILEVLKPPFNVDGQELHITGSMGISLYPSDGRDAETLIKNADAAMYRTKEQGRGTYQFYTPSMNAKAFERLILENDLRRALERQEFVVYYQPQVSLHTGQIVGVEALVRWQHPDKGLVPPMEFIPLAEETGLIIPLGDWVFRTACAQNQTWQKAGFFPLRVAVNLSARRFKQKGLIKDIVRILKETGLDPNYLELELTESHLMENVEATLSILHELKAMGIHLSIDDFGTGYSSLSYLKRFPIDKLKIDRSFVLDITGDPDDAAIAMAIIAMAHSLKLKVTAEGVETEEQLRFLRAHHCDEMQGYYFSRPVPAEIMTQLLQEGRHLSLGNSTSNHLES